One stretch of Methyloversatilis sp. RAC08 DNA includes these proteins:
- a CDS encoding HD-GYP domain-containing protein, translated as MPNVDSSAAPAGDPGTSLTEQMRWLHARVRHHHPQVHRISIALYDSRHDTLKTYVDSSDVADRLTLYERPLADVPSLFELAHNHSARVIDDMAQLPQPHGEHTLWLLSHGYRSSYTVPLYQSAKLLGFLFFDSRRRGLFDSRLLHELQMYVQWCRLSVLNMFNLSQAVAGIATSAGARAHLRDIETGRHLDRLSSYSRLIAKAVAPQFGRDDEFIEHVYLFSPLHDVGKVGVADYVLLKPGPLTDEQRIAMQEHVALGARLIEEMMQEGGIVSTPYFQVLKNIVRCHHEFLDGSGYPQRVAGDAVPLEARIVATADIFDALTSVRPYRTPCSNDEALVELRRMADAGQLDPHCVSALARSPGGVTGIQQKFGLTA; from the coding sequence ATGCCGAACGTCGATTCGTCTGCAGCCCCTGCCGGTGATCCCGGTACATCGCTGACCGAGCAGATGCGCTGGCTGCATGCCCGGGTGCGTCATCATCATCCGCAGGTGCACCGCATCTCCATCGCCTTGTACGACAGCCGGCACGACACGCTGAAGACCTATGTCGACAGCAGCGACGTGGCCGACCGACTGACCCTGTACGAGCGCCCGCTGGCCGATGTCCCTTCGCTGTTCGAGCTGGCGCACAACCACTCTGCGCGGGTGATTGACGACATGGCGCAGTTGCCGCAGCCGCACGGCGAACACACGCTGTGGCTGCTGTCGCATGGCTACCGCAGCAGCTATACGGTGCCGCTCTACCAGTCGGCGAAGCTGCTCGGCTTCCTGTTCTTCGATTCGCGCAGACGGGGGCTCTTCGACAGCCGGTTGCTGCATGAACTGCAGATGTACGTTCAGTGGTGCCGACTGTCGGTGCTCAACATGTTCAACCTGTCGCAGGCGGTCGCCGGGATTGCGACGAGCGCGGGCGCAAGGGCGCACCTGCGCGACATCGAGACCGGTCGTCACCTCGACCGCCTGTCGAGCTACAGCCGCCTCATTGCGAAGGCCGTCGCGCCGCAGTTCGGGCGCGACGACGAGTTCATCGAACACGTATATCTGTTTTCCCCGCTGCATGACGTCGGCAAGGTGGGTGTCGCCGACTACGTGCTGCTGAAGCCCGGGCCGTTGACCGACGAACAGCGCATCGCCATGCAGGAACATGTGGCACTGGGGGCACGGCTCATCGAAGAAATGATGCAGGAGGGCGGCATTGTCTCAACGCCGTATTTCCAGGTGCTGAAGAACATCGTGCGCTGCCACCACGAATTCCTGGACGGCAGCGGCTACCCGCAACGCGTTGCGGGTGATGCGGTACCGCTGGAAGCGCGCATCGTTGCGACCGCCGACATCTTCGACGCGCTGACGTCGGTACGCCCTTACCGCACGCCGTGCAGCAACGACGAAGCACTGGTCGAACTGAGGCGCATGGCCGACGCAGGCCAGCTCGATCCGCACTGCGTGTCGGCACTCGCCCGCTCGCCTGGCGGCGTGACGGGCATCCAGCAGAAATTCGGCCTGACCGCCTGA
- the ureC gene encoding urease subunit alpha, with product MSTRISRQAYAEMFGPTTGDRVRLADTGLWIEVERDYTIYGEEVKFGGGKVIRDGMGQSQRMSVDVMDTVITNALIVDHWGIVKADIGLKNGFIAAIGKAGNPDIQPGVDIVIGPGTEIIAGEGMIVTAGGIDSHIHFICPQQIEEALMSGVTTMLGGGTGPATGTYATTCTPGPWHIHSMLAAAEAFPMNLGFLGKGNASLPGPLREQVEAGVIGLKLHEDWGTTPAAIDNCLSVAEDMDVQVAIHTDTLNESGFVETTIAAFKDRTIHTFHTEGAGGGHAPDILRAASMPNVLPSSTNPTMPYTVNTIDEHLDMLMVCHHLDSAIAEDVAFAESRIRRETIAAEDILHDLGAFSMMSSDSQAMGRVGEVIIRTWQTAHKMKLQRGALSDASGTSPAADNFRVRRYIAKYTINPAITHGIGHIVGSIEPGKLADLVLWKPAFFGVKPSLILKGGMIAAAAMGDPNASIPTPQPVHYRPMFGSFGGGLRTSLTFVSQAALHNPQVAALGLAKRLEPVRNTRSIRKSDMVLNSWQPQIDVDPETYAVRADGELLVCEPAEVLPMAQRYFLF from the coding sequence ATGAGTACGCGGATCAGCCGGCAGGCCTATGCGGAAATGTTCGGCCCGACCACCGGCGATCGGGTGCGGCTGGCCGATACCGGACTGTGGATCGAAGTCGAACGCGACTACACGATCTACGGTGAAGAGGTGAAGTTCGGCGGCGGCAAGGTGATCCGCGACGGCATGGGTCAGAGCCAGCGCATGAGCGTCGACGTGATGGACACCGTCATCACCAATGCGCTCATCGTCGACCACTGGGGCATCGTGAAGGCCGACATCGGCCTGAAGAACGGCTTCATCGCCGCCATCGGCAAGGCCGGCAATCCGGACATCCAGCCCGGTGTGGATATCGTGATCGGCCCGGGCACCGAAATCATCGCCGGCGAAGGCATGATCGTCACCGCGGGCGGCATCGACAGCCACATCCATTTCATCTGCCCGCAGCAGATCGAAGAGGCGCTGATGTCCGGCGTCACGACGATGCTGGGCGGCGGCACCGGGCCGGCCACCGGCACCTATGCCACCACCTGTACGCCCGGTCCGTGGCACATCCATTCCATGCTGGCCGCGGCCGAAGCCTTCCCGATGAACCTCGGCTTTCTCGGCAAGGGCAACGCCTCGTTGCCCGGTCCGCTGCGCGAACAGGTCGAAGCGGGCGTGATCGGGCTCAAGCTGCACGAAGACTGGGGCACCACGCCGGCCGCCATCGACAACTGCCTGTCGGTGGCCGAAGACATGGATGTGCAGGTCGCCATCCACACCGACACGCTGAACGAATCCGGCTTCGTCGAAACCACCATCGCCGCGTTCAAGGACCGCACCATCCACACCTTCCACACCGAAGGCGCGGGCGGCGGCCATGCACCGGACATCCTGCGCGCGGCGTCGATGCCCAACGTGCTGCCGTCATCGACCAACCCGACGATGCCTTACACGGTCAACACCATCGACGAGCATCTCGACATGCTGATGGTGTGCCACCACCTCGATTCCGCCATCGCGGAAGACGTGGCCTTCGCCGAAAGCCGCATCCGGCGCGAAACGATTGCCGCGGAGGACATCCTGCATGACCTGGGCGCCTTCTCGATGATGTCGTCCGACTCGCAGGCCATGGGCCGGGTCGGCGAAGTGATCATCCGCACCTGGCAGACGGCGCACAAGATGAAGCTGCAGCGCGGCGCATTGAGCGACGCATCCGGCACCTCGCCGGCGGCCGACAATTTCCGTGTGCGCCGCTACATCGCCAAGTACACGATCAACCCGGCCATCACGCACGGCATCGGCCACATCGTCGGCTCGATCGAGCCCGGCAAGCTGGCCGACCTGGTGCTGTGGAAGCCGGCCTTCTTCGGCGTCAAGCCCAGTCTGATCCTGAAGGGCGGCATGATTGCCGCTGCCGCGATGGGTGACCCGAACGCGTCGATTCCGACACCGCAGCCGGTGCACTACCGGCCGATGTTCGGCAGCTTTGGTGGCGGCCTGCGTACTTCGCTCACCTTCGTGTCGCAGGCGGCGCTGCACAACCCGCAGGTCGCTGCGCTGGGCCTCGCCAAGCGGCTCGAACCGGTGCGCAATACGCGTTCGATCCGCAAGTCCGACATGGTGCTCAACAGCTGGCAGCCGCAGATCGACGTCGATCCGGAAACCTACGCCGTGCGCGCCGATGGCGAACTGCTGGTGTGCGAGCCGGCCGAGGTGCTGCCGATGGCCCAGCGCTATTTCCTTTTCTGA
- a CDS encoding HD domain-containing phosphohydrolase produces MNEQHVFEGTDNAYGTSLSEQMKWLHEHALLRHPEVHRIAIALYDARHELLKTYVNSSDVQHPMSLYQKPLAASSSLTELATRHSTRVISDLASLPEPHAEHTRWLLEHGYRSSFTVPLFQSGVLFGFVFFDSRAPGAFDGALSLDLQIYVQLCRMSVLNVINLSHAVEGMVKVARGLAHLRDIETGRHLDRMSSYSRLIARGVSDHFGFGDEFIEHVYLFSPLHDIGKVGIADSILLKPGKLTDEEREIMKGHVDLGVQLVDEVMQDAGLGSTEYVSVMRNVVRCHHEFMDGSGYPRGLSGEALPVEGRIVTIADIFDALTTERPYKKPWSNEDALAELHRMRDAGKLDPRCVAALEDSGDEVRAIQQKFGLNA; encoded by the coding sequence ATGAACGAGCAGCACGTCTTCGAAGGGACTGATAACGCGTACGGCACGTCGCTGTCCGAACAGATGAAGTGGTTGCACGAGCACGCGCTGCTGCGACATCCCGAAGTGCACCGGATCGCCATCGCCCTGTACGACGCGCGCCACGAACTGCTCAAGACCTATGTCAACAGCAGCGACGTGCAGCATCCGATGTCGCTCTACCAGAAACCCCTTGCAGCCTCGTCATCGCTGACCGAACTCGCCACCCGCCACAGCACGCGGGTGATCAGTGACCTGGCCAGCCTGCCCGAGCCGCACGCCGAACACACACGCTGGTTGCTCGAGCACGGGTATCGCAGCAGTTTCACGGTACCGCTGTTCCAATCCGGCGTGCTGTTCGGCTTTGTCTTTTTCGATTCGCGCGCGCCGGGCGCTTTCGACGGCGCGCTTTCGCTGGATCTCCAGATCTACGTTCAACTGTGCCGGATGTCGGTGCTCAACGTGATCAACCTGTCGCATGCCGTTGAAGGCATGGTGAAGGTCGCGCGCGGGCTGGCACATCTGCGCGACATCGAAACCGGTCGTCATCTCGACCGGATGTCCAGCTACAGCCGTCTGATCGCACGCGGCGTATCGGATCATTTCGGCTTCGGCGACGAGTTCATCGAACATGTCTATCTGTTCTCGCCACTGCACGACATCGGCAAGGTGGGCATCGCCGACAGCATCCTGCTCAAGCCGGGCAAGCTCACGGACGAGGAACGCGAAATCATGAAGGGGCATGTCGATCTTGGTGTGCAACTGGTCGACGAAGTGATGCAGGACGCCGGCCTGGGCTCGACCGAATATGTTTCGGTGATGCGCAATGTAGTGCGTTGCCACCACGAATTCATGGATGGCAGCGGCTACCCGCGTGGACTGTCCGGTGAGGCCCTGCCTGTGGAAGGACGCATCGTCACGATCGCCGACATCTTCGACGCATTGACGACGGAACGACCCTACAAGAAGCCCTGGAGCAACGAGGACGCGCTGGCTGAACTGCATCGCATGCGTGATGCCGGCAAGCTCGATCCTCGATGCGTGGCCGCACTGGAGGACAGCGGCGACGAAGTGCGGGCGATCCAGCAGAAATTCGGTCTGAACGCCTGA
- a CDS encoding urease subunit beta, with amino-acid sequence MIPGQMQVADGDIELNAGRATVTLDVRNTGDRPVQVGSHYHFAETNDGLEFDRAAARGFRLDIAAGTAVRFEPGQLRTVQLVALAGDRRVFGFQGRVQGPLDPLGDRT; translated from the coding sequence ATGATTCCCGGACAGATGCAGGTCGCCGACGGCGACATCGAACTTAACGCCGGCCGCGCGACGGTCACGCTCGACGTGCGCAACACCGGCGACCGGCCGGTACAGGTCGGTTCGCACTACCACTTCGCCGAAACCAACGATGGGCTCGAGTTCGACCGGGCTGCAGCGCGAGGTTTTCGGCTGGACATCGCGGCCGGCACCGCGGTGCGTTTCGAACCTGGCCAGCTGCGCACCGTGCAGCTGGTCGCACTGGCCGGCGACCGCAGGGTTTTCGGATTTCAGGGCCGCGTTCAGGGCCCGCTTGACCCCCTTGGAGACAGGACATGA
- a CDS encoding urease subunit gamma yields the protein MELTPREKDKLLIFTAALLAERRRARGLKLNYPEAVALISAAIMEGARDGRSVAELMSFGTTLLGRDDVMEGVPEMIPDIQVEATFPDGTKLVTVHQPIQ from the coding sequence ATGGAACTGACGCCACGCGAAAAAGACAAGCTGCTCATCTTCACCGCGGCCCTGCTCGCCGAACGCCGGCGCGCGCGCGGGCTGAAGCTGAACTACCCGGAAGCGGTGGCATTGATCAGCGCCGCCATAATGGAAGGTGCGCGCGACGGTCGCAGCGTGGCCGAGCTGATGAGCTTCGGCACGACCCTGCTCGGCCGTGACGACGTCATGGAAGGCGTGCCGGAAATGATTCCGGACATACAGGTGGAAGCCACTTTCCCCGACGGCACCAAGCTGGTGACCGTCCACCAACCCATACAGTGA
- a CDS encoding XdhC family protein produces MDSLDLEVLTRARDWLRAGHRVMLATVVRTWGSSPRPPGALLALRDDGRAVGSVSGGCIEDDLIFRLRRDGLPAAAHVVSYGVSADEARRFGLPCGGTLQLVLEPLTDAAALDELLTRLGRGDLLTRRLDLASGRATLHAGHADQSLHFDGHMLISVFGPRYRLLLIGAGQLSASLARIAQSLDFAVTVCDPREEYSDEWAVPGSTLSRDMPDDLVIAMRPDARMAVIALTHDPKLDDLALMEALKTPAFYVAALGSRRNNDARRERLKEFDVSDAQLDRLRGPAGLYIGSRTPAEIAVSIAAELVAMKNGAAADTLLNVRDAKSALDIAADTLSSCAAGRH; encoded by the coding sequence ATGGACAGTCTCGATCTCGAAGTTCTGACCCGCGCGCGCGACTGGCTGCGCGCCGGTCATCGCGTCATGCTGGCCACCGTGGTGCGCACCTGGGGTTCGTCGCCGCGCCCGCCCGGTGCACTGCTGGCACTGCGCGACGACGGCCGGGCGGTGGGTTCGGTGTCCGGCGGCTGCATCGAGGACGACCTCATATTCCGGCTGCGGCGTGACGGTCTGCCAGCCGCGGCCCACGTCGTGAGCTATGGCGTCAGCGCCGACGAGGCGCGGCGCTTCGGTCTGCCGTGCGGTGGCACGCTGCAGCTGGTGCTGGAACCGCTGACCGACGCCGCGGCGCTCGACGAACTGCTGACCCGACTGGGACGCGGCGATCTGCTGACGCGCCGGCTCGATCTGGCCAGCGGTCGCGCCACGCTGCACGCCGGACACGCCGATCAGTCGCTGCATTTCGACGGCCACATGCTGATCAGCGTGTTCGGCCCGCGCTACCGGCTGCTGCTGATCGGTGCCGGCCAACTGTCGGCCAGCCTGGCGCGCATCGCGCAGTCGCTCGATTTCGCGGTCACCGTGTGCGACCCGCGCGAGGAATACAGCGACGAATGGGCGGTGCCCGGCAGCACGCTGTCGCGCGACATGCCGGACGATCTGGTGATCGCCATGCGGCCGGATGCCCGCATGGCGGTCATCGCGCTGACGCACGACCCGAAGCTGGATGACCTGGCGCTGATGGAGGCACTGAAGACGCCCGCCTTCTACGTCGCCGCCCTCGGTTCGCGCCGCAACAATGATGCGCGGCGCGAGCGGCTGAAGGAATTCGACGTCAGCGACGCACAGCTCGATCGTCTGCGCGGCCCGGCCGGTCTGTACATCGGCAGTCGCACGCCAGCCGAAATCGCGGTGTCGATCGCGGCCGAACTGGTGGCGATGAAGAACGGCGCCGCTGCCGACACGTTATTGAACGTGCGCGACGCCAAGTCCGCACTCGACATCGCCGCGGACACGCTGTCGTCGTGCGCGGCGGGTCGTCACTGA
- a CDS encoding nucleotidyltransferase family protein → MQGILLAAGYGRRFDPSGQTSKLLARLPDGRSVAAQAARTLCAVLPGSIAVIRPGQMELAAQLRDAGCHLLDSSEAEAGMGSALAHAVRDTRGADGWLVALADMPWVPATAIRAVAAAIDTPDRIAAAAFDGQRGHPVAFGAHWAQELSTLSGDRGARDLLRGTDLLLIDTGTPDVLRDIDLPSDLPPPA, encoded by the coding sequence ATGCAGGGCATCCTGCTCGCCGCGGGCTACGGCCGGCGCTTCGACCCGAGTGGCCAGACCAGCAAGTTGCTGGCGCGGCTGCCCGATGGTCGGTCCGTCGCTGCGCAGGCGGCGCGCACGCTGTGCGCGGTGCTGCCCGGCAGCATTGCGGTGATCCGGCCGGGTCAGATGGAACTGGCGGCGCAGCTGCGCGACGCCGGCTGCCACCTTCTCGACAGCAGTGAAGCCGAAGCCGGCATGGGCAGCGCGCTGGCCCATGCGGTGCGCGACACGCGGGGCGCCGATGGCTGGCTCGTCGCGCTGGCCGACATGCCCTGGGTGCCTGCCACCGCCATCCGCGCCGTGGCCGCCGCCATCGACACCCCGGACCGCATCGCCGCTGCGGCATTCGATGGCCAACGCGGTCACCCGGTCGCCTTCGGTGCGCATTGGGCGCAGGAGCTGTCCACCCTCAGCGGCGACCGCGGCGCCCGCGACCTGCTGCGCGGCACCGACCTGCTGCTGATCGACACCGGCACTCCCGACGTGCTGCGCGACATCGACCTGCCCTCGGATCTGCCACCGCCTGCCTGA
- a CDS encoding xanthine dehydrogenase family protein molybdopterin-binding subunit has product MNFRIENAFQTTRRGFLKGGAGLALAIVTPVMADTPAAGPGLAGSTMVDGEFSPSAFIRIGTDGTVTIVSKHLEMGQGVYTGLATLVAEELDADWSKVKVEGAPADAKRYNNLFWGPAQGTGGSTAIANSFEQMRRAGATARAMLVAAAAEQWKVPASQISVKAGVVSHAASGKKAGFGELAEAAGKQTVPAEVTLKDPKDFTLIGRSAPRVDSVSKTTGRAVFTQDVKLPGMLTAVVAHPPRFGGKVASVDDKAARAIPGVTDVVTIPNGVAVLAKDFWSAKKGRDALKIEWDESAAYRGSSDAIVARYRELAQTPGLAARKDGDAEAALGAAGKVIEAEFAFPFLAHASMEPLNCVMKLDAAGCEVWNGEQLHTGDQFALAKMFGLKLEQVKLNMVYAGGSFGRRANPQSDYLLETAQIVQAIKGRAPVKLVWTREDDTRGGYYRPIYLHRVRAALDAKGMPVAWQQRIVGQSIAAGSPFEGMLVKEGIDMLSVEGASTLPYAIPNLNVDLHTTNAEVKVPVQWWRSVGSTHTGFATEVFIDELAGAAGKDPVAYRMALLDKHPRHAGVLKLAADKAGWDKPLAPSKDGAKRGRGVAVHESFASFVAQVVEVTVQKDGTFKVDRVVCAVDCGIAVNPDVIAAQMEGGIGYALSAALTGSITLKDGVVEQSNFSDHPVLRINEMPKVEVHIVKSAAKPTGVGEPGVPPLAPALVNALHAATGKRIRTLPIGEQLQTA; this is encoded by the coding sequence ATGAACTTCAGGATAGAAAATGCATTCCAGACGACCCGCCGCGGTTTTCTGAAGGGCGGTGCCGGTCTGGCGCTGGCCATCGTCACGCCGGTCATGGCTGACACCCCCGCAGCAGGTCCCGGTCTGGCCGGCAGCACCATGGTCGACGGCGAGTTCTCGCCCAGTGCCTTCATCCGCATCGGCACCGACGGCACGGTGACCATCGTGTCCAAGCACCTCGAAATGGGTCAGGGCGTCTACACCGGGCTTGCCACGCTGGTGGCCGAAGAGCTGGACGCCGACTGGTCGAAGGTGAAGGTCGAAGGCGCGCCGGCGGATGCCAAACGCTACAACAACCTGTTCTGGGGTCCGGCACAGGGCACCGGCGGCAGCACCGCCATCGCCAATTCGTTCGAACAGATGCGTCGCGCCGGCGCCACCGCGCGCGCCATGCTGGTGGCGGCAGCCGCGGAGCAGTGGAAAGTGCCGGCCAGCCAGATCAGCGTGAAGGCGGGCGTCGTGTCGCACGCGGCCAGCGGAAAGAAGGCCGGCTTCGGCGAACTGGCGGAAGCCGCCGGCAAGCAGACGGTGCCGGCCGAGGTGACATTGAAGGACCCGAAGGATTTCACGCTGATCGGTCGCTCGGCACCGCGCGTCGACAGCGTGTCCAAGACCACCGGTCGCGCCGTGTTCACGCAGGACGTGAAGCTGCCCGGCATGCTGACCGCCGTGGTCGCCCACCCGCCGCGCTTCGGCGGCAAGGTCGCGTCGGTCGACGACAAGGCGGCGCGCGCCATCCCGGGCGTGACCGACGTGGTCACGATTCCGAATGGCGTTGCCGTGCTGGCGAAGGATTTCTGGAGCGCGAAGAAGGGCCGCGACGCGCTGAAGATCGAGTGGGACGAATCCGCCGCCTACCGCGGCAGCAGCGACGCCATCGTCGCCCGCTACCGCGAACTGGCGCAGACGCCGGGTCTGGCCGCACGCAAGGACGGCGACGCCGAAGCGGCGCTCGGCGCGGCCGGCAAGGTGATCGAGGCGGAATTCGCCTTCCCTTTCCTGGCCCACGCGTCGATGGAACCGCTGAACTGCGTCATGAAGCTCGACGCCGCCGGCTGCGAAGTGTGGAACGGCGAACAGCTGCACACCGGCGACCAGTTCGCGCTGGCCAAGATGTTCGGCCTGAAGCTCGAGCAGGTGAAGCTCAACATGGTGTATGCCGGCGGCAGTTTCGGCCGACGCGCCAATCCGCAGTCGGACTACCTGCTCGAAACCGCGCAGATCGTGCAGGCCATCAAGGGCCGCGCGCCGGTCAAGCTGGTATGGACACGCGAGGACGACACGCGCGGCGGCTACTACCGGCCGATCTACCTGCACCGCGTGCGCGCAGCGCTCGACGCCAAGGGCATGCCGGTCGCCTGGCAGCAGCGCATCGTCGGCCAGTCGATCGCCGCCGGTTCGCCGTTCGAAGGCATGCTGGTTAAGGAAGGCATCGACATGCTGTCGGTCGAGGGTGCGTCCACGCTGCCCTATGCCATTCCGAACCTGAATGTCGACCTGCACACCACCAATGCCGAAGTGAAGGTGCCGGTGCAGTGGTGGCGTTCGGTCGGTTCGACCCACACCGGTTTCGCGACCGAAGTGTTCATCGACGAACTGGCCGGCGCCGCCGGCAAGGACCCGGTGGCCTACCGCATGGCCCTGCTCGACAAGCATCCGCGCCATGCCGGCGTGCTGAAGCTGGCGGCCGACAAGGCCGGCTGGGACAAGCCGCTGGCGCCGTCGAAGGATGGCGCGAAGCGCGGCCGCGGCGTGGCGGTGCATGAATCGTTCGCCAGCTTCGTCGCCCAGGTGGTCGAGGTGACGGTGCAGAAGGACGGCACGTTCAAGGTCGACCGCGTGGTGTGCGCGGTCGATTGCGGCATCGCGGTCAATCCGGACGTGATCGCCGCGCAGATGGAAGGTGGCATCGGCTACGCGCTGTCGGCCGCGCTGACCGGATCGATCACGCTGAAGGACGGCGTGGTCGAACAGTCGAACTTCAGCGATCACCCGGTGCTGCGCATCAACGAAATGCCGAAGGTCGAGGTGCATATCGTGAAGTCGGCCGCCAAGCCCACCGGGGTCGGCGAGCCGGGTGTGCCGCCGCTGGCGCCGGCGCTGGTGAACGCGCTGCACGCCGCCACCGGCAAGCGCATCCGCACGCTACCGATCGGTGAACAGTTGCAGACGGCATAG
- a CDS encoding S1 family peptidase, whose product MSNDALYERVPGAARTVFQLYAKSARGTSSGSAVMVGPGLLATSCHVLGEATHGVVVQTGEALTVDLVAADYRRDLCILKSDQIGTRAAPLIPSSQVSKRDVVFSLGFTAGRFAYDVGEVKQLYAMDGSRVLRGSAAFAAGASGGGLFDHEGRLIGILTFYKLSPDKSMFFAIPADWVPEVLAAGIKPRLPDQAPFWAEPGATQAPFLRAVQFEHEQRWDELARHCRGWLMAQPDSVEARDMLELARAQGGG is encoded by the coding sequence GTGTCGAACGACGCCCTGTACGAGCGCGTGCCGGGCGCGGCCCGCACGGTATTCCAGCTGTACGCGAAAAGCGCACGCGGTACCTCGAGCGGATCGGCGGTCATGGTCGGCCCGGGCCTGCTGGCGACCAGCTGCCATGTGCTCGGCGAGGCGACGCATGGCGTCGTGGTGCAGACCGGCGAGGCGCTGACTGTCGATCTGGTCGCGGCCGACTACCGGCGCGACCTGTGCATCCTGAAGTCGGACCAGATCGGCACGCGCGCCGCGCCGCTGATTCCGTCCAGCCAGGTCAGCAAGCGCGACGTGGTGTTCAGCCTGGGCTTCACCGCAGGGCGCTTCGCCTACGACGTGGGCGAGGTGAAGCAGCTGTATGCGATGGATGGCAGCCGCGTGCTGCGCGGCAGCGCAGCCTTTGCCGCAGGGGCCTCCGGCGGTGGGCTGTTCGACCACGAGGGACGGCTCATCGGCATCCTGACCTTCTACAAGCTCAGTCCGGACAAAAGCATGTTCTTCGCCATCCCGGCCGACTGGGTACCCGAGGTACTGGCGGCAGGCATCAAGCCACGCCTGCCCGATCAGGCGCCGTTCTGGGCTGAGCCGGGCGCCACGCAAGCGCCCTTCCTTCGGGCGGTGCAGTTCGAGCACGAACAGCGCTGGGACGAACTGGCCCGACACTGCCGCGGCTGGTTGATGGCACAACCGGATTCGGTCGAGGCGCGCGACATGCTCGAACTTGCGCGGGCACAGGGCGGCGGCTGA
- a CDS encoding urease accessory protein UreD produces MTAPMTPDALTGWQARIALDYRLSGGRSVLARREHVGPLRVQKALYPEGDAVCHTLLLHPPGGIAGGDALQTDITADDCAHALITTPGATKWYRSAGPAAQSGLSLHVGVGACVEWLPQEAIVFDGARAHIASRIELDAGAHFIGLDLYCLGRTASGERFSRGELKLDTRITRAGRTLWLEQARLDGDAPLLLSAAGLAGAPVFGTLLCAGFDADDALLAACRALPCAQGDGGVTRLPGLLVARYRGACSQSARAWFVHLWSLVRPAMTGRAAQPPRIWAT; encoded by the coding sequence ATGACTGCTCCAATGACGCCGGACGCCCTGACCGGCTGGCAGGCCCGCATCGCCCTCGACTACCGTCTGTCCGGCGGCCGCAGCGTGCTTGCGCGGCGCGAACACGTCGGTCCGCTGCGCGTGCAGAAGGCGCTCTATCCGGAAGGCGACGCGGTATGTCACACCCTGCTGCTGCATCCGCCGGGCGGCATCGCCGGCGGCGACGCGCTGCAGACGGACATCACCGCCGACGACTGCGCGCATGCGCTGATCACCACACCGGGCGCGACCAAGTGGTATCGCAGCGCCGGACCGGCGGCGCAGTCCGGCCTGTCGCTGCACGTCGGCGTCGGTGCCTGCGTCGAATGGCTGCCGCAGGAAGCCATCGTGTTCGACGGCGCGCGGGCGCACATCGCCAGCCGCATCGAGCTCGATGCCGGCGCGCACTTCATCGGTCTGGATCTCTATTGCCTCGGCCGCACGGCCAGCGGCGAGCGCTTTTCCCGCGGCGAACTGAAGCTCGACACCCGCATCACGCGCGCCGGCAGGACGCTGTGGCTGGAGCAGGCGCGGCTGGATGGCGATGCGCCGCTGCTGCTGTCGGCCGCCGGACTGGCCGGTGCGCCGGTGTTCGGTACGCTGCTGTGCGCAGGTTTCGACGCCGACGACGCCTTGCTCGCCGCCTGCCGTGCGCTGCCCTGTGCCCAGGGCGACGGTGGTGTCACCCGCTTGCCCGGTCTGCTGGTGGCGCGTTACCGCGGGGCCTGCAGCCAGTCGGCCCGGGCATGGTTCGTGCATCTGTGGTCTCTGGTGCGACCGGCAATGACCGGGCGAGCGGCGCAGCCGCCCCGGATCTGGGCGACCTGA